The proteins below come from a single Oenanthe melanoleuca isolate GR-GAL-2019-014 chromosome Z, OMel1.0, whole genome shotgun sequence genomic window:
- the LOC130265473 gene encoding uncharacterized protein LOC130265473, translated as MAVAELVPACRALLELFVDKSSAATSPHAPAVPPSVSTTPVPAAPVPLLPRVPAAAPPTHVVPGLAPPVHPASPDPTASPAAPAAPAGAIPHAPGAPPPAVSVTPGPAAPVSLLPQSPAATLLTHVAPAPPPPVSAPVSPDSVPVNPPAASAPNLANLPPVPVTTTVPVSHASSVTPNPASPLAICTFPTPGPGPSPSLTPALPAPAPVTALAPPVGSAPARPSCTASAPPLADGVTPTPPPSLAPASPSAPPPIPGAAAMTHVAAAPFVPTPLQTHQSAKSIVPAVTASVQSSVLTDRAAPLGSTPALPAAAQMLPVPNPGAAWRGVSPPSELARADAPLPARSSTDARSTTSALTAVPECRDVPVSPTPALQAPASPVPGQAVGDAQPGAPPPPVPPRATAFLPQFCPVTIAAHPLNSWCSAEPHPQSAAFTDKPPPTQPSVRHTAAAAPPFSCSSVSAVKTTFPMHLPACAPPPALVPSHTAPPPATRMAPPAATMQPSPPVEALTQHPAPVQLLPPILPPVLVPLNATPQPVPTSATQSFPAPPDPQHPTGAVSKQPATVTDAMAVHITLDTNTAHAQNSPAPPASALSPSLLCPKASLQQYPSAARCPVLYMPTAPKPDPPPDLSSSALLSQPGTHIMQNRGGIDGITPPGFG; from the coding sequence ATGGCTGTAGCAGAACTAGTCCCGGCATGTCGCGCGTTGCTTGAGTTGTTTGTGGACAAGtcctcagcagccacctccccTCATGCCCCCGCGGTTCCCCCCTCCGTTTCTACAACCCCGGTCCCCGCGGCACCGGTTCCCCTGCTACCCCGAGTCCCGGCCGCAGCGCCTCCAACCCACGTGGTCCCGGGACTCGCTCCCCCGGTCCATCCAGCTTCCCCGGACCCCACAGCctctcccgctgctcccgccgccccggcggGCGCCATCCCCCACGCCCCCGGGGCCCCTCCCCCCGCGGTTTCCGTAACCCCGGGCCCCGCAGCGCCGGTCTCCCTGCTTCCCCAATCTCCTGCCGCCACGCTTCTGACCCACGTggcccctgcccctcctccccctgtctCCGCTCCCGTATCCCCAGACTCCGTCCCCGTAAACCCACCCGCCGCGTCCGCACCCAATCTTGCTAATCTCCCTCCCGTCCCCGTAACTACAACCGTTCCTGTCTCTCATGCTTCCTcagtaaccccaaatcccgccTCTCCTCTCGCAATCTGCACTTTCCCCACCCCCGGTCCTGGCCCGTCCCCGTCCCTTACccccgctctccccgcccccGCGCCTGTCACGGCTTTGGCCCCCCCCGTTGGCTCCGCCCCTGCACGCCCATCCTGCACTgcctccgccccgcccctcgctgATGGCGTCACGCCAACCCCGCCCCCCTCCCTCGCTCCCGCgagtccctcagcccctcccccaatacccggcgccgccgccatgaCGCACGTGGCCGCGGCTCCCTTCGTTCCCACCCCGTTGCAGACACACCAGTCCGCAAAATCCATAGTCCCTGCAGTTACGGCATCGGTGCAGTCCAGCGTCCTGACGGACCGGGCTGCGCCGCTCGGCTCCACACCGGCGCTGCCGGCGGCAGCACAGATGCTCCCCGTTCCCAACCCGGGAGCCGCCTGGCGCGGAGTGAGCCCGCCGTCGGAGCTGGCCCGCGCCGATGCACCGCTGCCTGCGCGCAGCTCCACGGATGCGCGGAGCACAACGTCAGCGCTGACCGCGGTCCCGGAGTGCCGAGACGTGCCTGTCAGTCCCACGCCAGCGCTGCAGGCTCCGGCCAGCCCAGTCCCCGGGCAGGCGGTGGGGGacgctcagcctggagctcccccaCCTCCTGTGCCGCCTCGAGCCACTGCGTTCCTGCCTCAGTTCTGTCCGGTGACCATCGCAGCTCACCCCCTGAACTCCTGGTGCTCGGCAGAGCCCCACCCCCAGTCGGCAGCATTCACCGACAAGCCGCCGCCCACCCAACCCTCCGTCCGACATACGGCCGCAGCCGCGCCGCcgttcagctgctcttctgtgtCAGCAGTGAAAACTACGTTCCCTATGCACCTCCCCGCCTGCGCCCCGCCTCCTGCCCTGGTCCCGTCGCACACGGCTCCGCCGCCTGCGACCCGCATGGCACCGCCGGCCGCCACCATGCAGCCAAGTCCGCCGGTGGAAGCCCTGACACAGCATCCTGCCCCAGTTCAACTGCTGCCCCCAATCTTGCCTCCTGTTTTAGTCCCATTGAATGCAACTCCGCAGCCCGTGCCCACCAGTGCAACTcagtccttcccagcccctcctgatCCACAGCACCCCACCGGAGCCGTCAGCAAGCAGCCTGCCACAGTCACAGATGCCATGGCTGTCCACATAACACTGGACACGAACACCGCCCATGCGCAGAACTCGCCAGCGCCTCCTGCATCTGCGCTGTCCCCGTCTCTCCTATGTCCCAAAGCATCCCTTCAGCAGTACCCCTCCGCAGCCCGCTGTCCAGTACTCTATATGCCTACCGCACCAAAGCCAGATCCACCGCCGGACTTATCCAGTTCAGCCCTGTTATCGCAACCTGGCACACATATTATGCAAAACAGAGGGGGAATTGACGGCATAACACCCCCTGGTTTTGGTTAA